One Candidatus Nitrotoga arctica genomic window, CGTATCTTGCAACTGTGCGTTGAAGTGGGCGGATCCATTACCGGTGAACATGGCATCGGCATGGAAAAAATTAATCAGATGTGTATCCAGTTTAAAACAGCCGAACTCAGCCAATTCCATGCGGTTAAAGCTGCTTTCGATCCCGCCGGCTTGCTGAATCCCGGGAAAGCCGTGCCCACCTTGCAGCGCTGCGCAGAATTTGGCGCCATGCACGTCCATCACGGACAACTGCCCCATGCCGAGTTGGAACGCTTCTGATGTTGGAGCGCGATATCAGTGAGACACTGCAACAGCAGGTGCGCAACGCCGTCGGTAGTGGGACCCCACTCAAAATCGAAGGCGGCAATAGCAAAACATTTTTAGGGCGAGAGACGCACGGCGAAATTTTGGATGTCAGCGCCCATCGTGGCATCGTCGAACATGATCCACGCGAGTTGATTTTGACTGCACGTAGCGGCACGCCGCTCAAGGAAGTTGAAGCTGCGTTGGCAGAAGCCGGACAGATGCTCGCATTCGAGCCGCCGCATTTTGGTGACAACGCCACCTTGGGTGGCACTATTGCTTGCGGTCTGTCTGGGCCGCGCCGTCCTTTTTGCGGCTCTGCACGTGATTTTGTCTTGGGCTGTAGGCTGATCAATGGCAAGGGCGAGATATTGCGCTTCGGTGGCCAAGTGATAAAAAACGTGGCGGGTTACGATGTTTCGCGTTTGATGGTTGGCGCATATGGCACGCTGGGCGTGTTGCTTGAAATCAGCTTGAAAGTGCTGCCGCGTCCAGCCGCGAGTTACACTCTGGTACAAGAATGCACTCCAGCTGAAGCCATCAGCAAAATGAGTCGCTTGCTGTCCCAGCCCGTGCCGGTGGATGCGGCCTGTTATCATGCAGGGCATTGTTATTTCCGCGTGTCCGGTAGCGAGCAAGCGGTCAAGCATGCCCATGAGCATTTGGGCGGCGAAGTGATAGAAAAATCAGAACCCTTCTGGCATGCCTTACGCGAACATCATCTGCCATTTCTTGGTTCCGCGAATCTGCTGTATCGCGTGGTAGTGAAGCCCGCCGTGCCTCCTTTAGAAATTCCCGGCGAATGGTTGCTCGATTGGGGTGGTGCGCAGCGGTGGCTAGTGAGTGACGAACCCATTGCGTTGATACGCGAACGCGTCGGTACAGTAGGGGGGCATGTTACCCAGTTTCGGGGTAGCGAACACAATGGCGAAATATTTCAGCCGCTCGCCGCGCCCTTGTTCGTCATTCATCAACGCCTGAAATCCAGTTTTGACACAAACGGAATTTTTAATCGAGGGCGTATTTACGCCAACTTGTAAGCATTATGCAAACCGCCATTTCTCCTGAACTCCTTGTTAATCCCGAGATCGCCGAAGCCAATGCGATCCTGCGTTCTTGCGTGCACTGCGGATTTTGCAACGCTACTTGCCCCACCTATCAATTGCTCGGTAATGAACTGGATGGGCCGCGTGGGCGTATTTATTTGATCAAGGAAATGCTGGAAGGCAATCAATCCAGCGAAAAGACACAATTGCATCTGGATCGCTGCCTGACTTGCCGCGCCTGCGAAACAACCTGTCCATCCGGGGTGCAGTATGGCCGTTTGATTGACATCGGGCGGCAGGTAATTGAAGAACGCGCGCCGCGTCCACTGTGGCAAAAAATTGTGCGACGCAGTCTGTTGGCAGTGCTGCCGTATCCCAAGCGTTTTGCTTTCGTGCTAGGCATTAGCCGCGTAGTGCGCCCATTACTACCACTCTCTTTGCAACGTAAAATCCCAGCCCAACGATCGGCACAGTCAGTTCGTCCGCAAGCCACTCATCCACGCAGCATGCTGATATTGGAAGGCTGTGTGCAATCGTTGAGTGCGCCAAATATCAACACGGCTGCTGCATACGTGCTGGATAAGCTGGGCATTTCTTTAATCAGCGCCTCCAAGGCCGGATGCTGTGGTGCTCTGAACCAACACTTGGCTGATATTGATGGGGCACATGACATGATGCGCCGCAATATTGATGCTTGGTGGCCATATATTGAGCAAGGCGCAGAGGCTATTGTGATGAGCTCCAGTGGCTGTGGCTTAATGGTAAAAGAATACGGCATAACGCTGAAACACGATCCAAACTATGCCGCGAAGGCGGCACGTATCAGCGAACTTACACGCGATTTGAGCGAGATTCTGGGCCGCGAAGATTTGAGTGCATTGGCCGATGTAGGCAAAGGTGTGCGCGTCGCTTATCAATCGTCTTGCACCTTGCAGCACGGGCAAAAACTGCCTGGTGTTGTTGAAACTATCCTGCAAAACTGCGGATACACGCTGACTCCAGTTGCTGACAGCCACCTGTGCTGTGGTGCCGCGGGCACTTATACCCTGATGCAACCCGCGCTATCGCAACAGCTGCTCGAAAATAAACTGAGTGCGCTGCAACGTGGCGCGGCTGAGGTCATCGCCACCGCAAACATCGGCTGCCAGCTGCATTTGGAAAGTGCAGCCCGCTTGCCGGTGAAACACTGGATTGAGCTATTGCAGCCATTTCCCCTACAAGGGGAGACTGAAGAGCACCTCTAAAAATCCAATTTTCGTCACAATACGGCGTTACTCGAAAAAATTATCGCTTACATATCAATAATATATGCCGGGCTTAAATTTTTTTACTCGTGCCTTGTCTTGTTTAGAAATTGAATTTTTAGAGGCGCCCTGAAAGCAGTGAAAAAAGTTAAAATGCCGCAATTAATGAATCGCAACCCGCAAGGAGAAAAAGCATGGCAATAAAATCGTTCCATCCCCCGCAACGCATTTTGATGGGTCCAGGCCCTTCGGATGTCAGCTCACGTGTACTGGAGGCCTTGTCGCGCCCCACCATTGGCCATCTTGATCCAGTGTTCGTAACCATGATGGACGAAATGAAAGAGTTGTTGAAGTACGCTTTCCAGACTAAAAATGAATTGACTATGCCCGTTTCCGCCCCAGGCTCGGCCGGAATGGAAACGTGTTTCGTCAACCTGGTCGAACCCGGTGACAAAGTTATCGTATGTCAGAACGGCGTGTTCGGCGGACGTATGAAGGAAAACGTTGAGCGCTGCGGCGGTATTGCAGTGATGGTGCAGGACGATTGGGGACGCGCAGTTGATCCACAAAAAGTAGAGGATGCACTCAAGGCTAATCCTGATACCAAGATCGTTGCGTTTGTGCACGCAGAAACTTCCACAGGCGCTCAGTCTGATGCTAAAACCTTGTCGGCGCTTGCTCACAAACATGGTTGTCTGGTCATCGTGGACGCAGTCACTTCACTTGCCGGTTCGCCACTCAAGGTCGATGAATGGGAAATAGACGCTATTTATTCCGGCACGCAAAAATGTCTCTCCTGCACCCCTGGACTTTCACCGGTCAGTTTCAGTACGCTCGCGCTGGAGAAAATCAAGAATCGCAAGAGCAAAGTGCAAAGCTGGTTCCTGGATTTGAATCTGGTTATGAGTTATTGGGGCGGTTCAACTAAACGTGCCTACCACCATACCGCGCCGATCAACGCGCTATATGGCTTGCACGAAGCATTGGTGATATTGCAGGAAGAAGGTTTGGAAAATTCATGGGCTCGCCACACGAAAAACCACCTTGCCCTGCGCGCCGGCCTGGAAGCAATGGGATTGAAGTTTGTGGTACCAGAATCTGAACGTCTGCCGCAACTGAATGCCCTTACCATTCCAGATGGTGTGGATGATGGCGCTGTACGTTCCACTCTGCTAAACGATTACCAACTGGAAATTGGTGCGGGCCTGGGCGTAATGGCAGGCAAAGTGTGGCGCATAGGCTTGATGGGTTACGCCAGCAATCAGAGCAATATTTTGGTATGCCTCGGTGCGCTGGATGACGTATTAGGCAGGATGAAGGCACCGGTTCAGCATGGTGTGGCAGTAGCTGCAGCGCAGAAAGTACTAGCGAGCTGATTTGTTTATATGACCCTCAATGGATATTGAGGGTAAAAAATTATGATAATTATGATGTGAGTAAGTAGTCATGAGGTAGTACAGATATTTTTAATCAATATATACAATAATATTTGTTTTCCGGAATCCCCCTTTGTGTTGAAACAAAGGGGGATTTTTCATGGCGCATTCGGATACATCTGAACTAATGATGTAGCGGGTCCAATTCTGGTGAGTTGGCCCACCAAGTTGCTGGTTATGCATGGAATGCATTGACAATTGTATGAATTCTGGCCTTTGCCGGAATATATGACAATTGTGGTAAATGCAACCGTCATGAATTATGTAGATTAATAATATCGTGCTTTGTTTGTGTAAAGTAATACTTTACAGTTTGTGTCATGATTGAATCGTTCATGCACAAGGGACTGGAAGAGCTTTTCGAAAAAGGCAAGAGCGCTAAGGTGCAGCAAGCCTTGGTGGGGCGCGCATTGCGGCGACTGGATGCCATCAACACCGCCAAAACACCGGACGTGTTGAATCTTCCGGGCTTCGACTTCCATCTCTTGCAGGGCACGCCCAAGCGATACAGCGTGCATGTAAATAGGCCGTGGTTTATTACATTCGAATGGGAAGGCGAGAATGCGCTACGGATCAATTTGGAAAACTATCACTAGGAGGCATTATGCGGAAACGTAAACCGACTCACCCCGGCGCGATCTTGCGCGAAGACGTTCTGCCAGACTTGGGAATGTCTGTAAGCGCCTTTGCTCGCAATCTTGGAGTCTCGCGCCAAACCCTGCATGCGATACTGGCAGAGCGTAGCGGCATCTCCCCGGAAATGGCGCTCCGTTTGGGTGCATTGCTAGGTAATGGCGCTCAGTTGTGGGTGGACATGCAATCGAAATACGATCTATGGCAGGCTGAGGATAAACTTCACGACGTGCTGTCGAGTATCCAATGCCTTACCGACAACCAGGCATTGGCTTGATCCTCGATGTTGCCACTTGTGGCAGATCAAGCTGCGGAGCCGCAATCCTGCTGGTGGCGGTGATAGGACAGGACACCATTTCGCGCATTGAACGCCGCAGCGACTTGTTGCTCTTCACTCTATGCCATATATCCAGGCAATAGGCGGCGAGCTTGATCTAGTCGCTCGCTTCCCCCACCGTCCACCCATCTTGCTCGATCACATCGCTCAAGCTTCTACCAAGCCAATCGGCGCATCAAGCAAAGCGATTGCATGATGGCATATCAATCACCGGGAATTAATGGCACTAAAACAAATGCGAGGCTGAAGCTGACCCTTAGTTCTTCCTGTTGATACCGGTGGTTTGCTCAATAAGACAGCATTACAACCCGCCCTTGCTTTTAACGAAAAAGCGCTTAATATTGCCGCCATAAGGAGATTGATTATGCGAACAGTTAAATTTACATTTTGGCAGGACGGCGAGTTCTTTATCGGCTTCCTGAATGAATATCCAGACTACCAAACTCAGGGAATGCACAAGGAAGAGCTTGCCGAAAATCTGAAGGACTTACTGAATGATCTGGAATCGGGGCATGTGCCATATGTTCGCAAGGTCGAAGAGCTGATGGTTGCATAAATGAAAAGGCGTGACTTGGTCAAGGCGTGGAAGAAAGCTGGAAGCCAAGGAGTCGCGAACAGAAATTTATTGCTTCCGTAGGACAGGAACTGGAAGCCGTGGTGGGTAAGAAATTGCAACGCAATGTCACAGTCAGTGGCGTTTCCGGTCATCAGATTGAATTTCCTTTTGCCATTGACGATTCTGCGGCAGGCCGCCAGTTTATCCAGCCCGTGGCATATGGTGATAAGCGGGTTGGCTGGGGTAATGTGTACAAAGCTTCGGGCAAGATGTTCGATCTCAAATCCGCAGGTGCGGAAGACGGTCAGCGGATTGTCATTGTCGAAGATAGCCAAGACGATGAGGAATTGGGTAAAGCAGTAACGCTACTAAGCTACAACTCCAATGTGCTGCTGTTCAGCCACCGTACCCAGTGGCTGCCGCGTTTCCAACTCGCGGCCTGACAACTCGATTCGTTCCAACGAAATGTTGGAATGTTAGAACTGACCCCGCGATGCACTGACTGACCCCGCGATGCACTGAACCCCGCGATGCACAGGTGGCTTTTTTGACCTATCAACGCTGGCGATTTGCTGTGTTTGACACCGCCACAAGCCAGGCGCCTTAGAAGGGTTTACAAAGCGCTGCTGCTTTTGTACATGATGACAATGTCCGAGAAATTTGCTCTCCCGGCAGTGACCTGAACTCGCAGGGTGTTGCCGATTTTTTTGAACACGTTAGCGTCGATGATTTCTTGGCGAACATGCGGGCTCAGAGATGGGAGTTGGGTCGATGCGACGACTGGCGTTGTGATTTGCTGAGCGCTGTCGGGAATATCAAAATTGACGATGGACATCTTGAAGGTGACACCCGGCGAACCCGGATCCACCATGTACGAGAGAACTGACCGAATTCCAACGTTGATGGATGGGTCGAATCCCAACGGGAAATCCTTATCAGGATCCTGAGCAGCATCGATAAGGGTTATACCGTCCGATACCACATCGTAGTTTGCATAGTTTGGCATTTCTTTCCCCTGTTAACGTGTAGATTCCTTCATTCAGACCGCCGACCGGATCAATCGCTATTTCGCTTCCCGAATGCGATCGGACTTGTCCTCCAACCTGTCGGCACGAGATTCGGATGTATCACGTGCGGCTTCGGCCGCGCGGTCGGTAGCACGGCTGTCTATCCCCGGGTCTTGCCTTTCAATCCGGTCGGCTTTGGCCTCCCCGGCATTGCGTACGATATCCGCCTTCTTTTCCGCTAAATCCGCCTTGTTTTCCAGCACTTGTTCGCGGCGTTCTTCTCGCGGCGAATCGCAAGCGGTAAGAGCCAGCGCCAAAGTTGCTACGATGAGCACAGGTTTCAAGTAGTTCATGATTGATTACCTCCAGTCGGTGTTAAGGATCGGGAAAGCGGAGAATTGACATCCCGCTTCCTTCAGGCGAGTGTCTAAATAGACCTCGTTTCGCTTACGCGAGATAGAAGCATAATCAACGCAGCAATCGCATTCTGTGCGTTGCCGCACCGAGTGGACTAAAAATCATGAATGCGTAATCTGTCTATTGCCGGGTGAGCGTCCGGTAAGAGAAGCAAATCGGGTGGGCCGTCTTTGCTTCCAGCGCTTATTCCAAAAGGTTGCACGGGTATCTGAAACGCCAGCTTCGCGAAGGAATCTTCGTGCTATAGGCAAATCTCGAATATGCGGGAACACGCCATCTCCGGTTTTTGAGGGCAGGTTAATCACGTCCATTGCCGCATGGCCTGCCCCGCCAGTTAAGCTGATCATCCAAAACTTTAACACCTCAGGCGATACATCCATAGCCCCCGGCCTATAACCTGATAGATCGTTGATTGCTTCTGCGGTAGCAACATGGTGGAATCGTTTGAGGACTGGCGCTGGAGCAGTTACCCTTTTATCACGGGGCAGGAGGCACCCCCTTCGTGGCTGAATGCGGACTGGTTGCTTGGTCAGTTTGGTTTACAGCGGAGCAAAGCGCTCAGTGGCTATCGCCAGTTCGTGATGACGGACAGGGGTTTACCTAGTCCCATGCTGGAAACTCGCCATCAACTGTTGCTGGGTGACAATGCTTTCGTAGAACGCACTGGCAGACAAAAAATCCAGAAGAGCTACGGGAAGTTTCAAAGGCCCATCGAAGATCGGTCGCTTTGTCGCTGGATGAGTACCGGATGCGTCACCCGGATAGAGATCAGGTGATAGCTCAGGCTTACCTATCCGGGGCTTATACGATGGCAGAGATCGGGGGCCATTTCGGGGTACACTCCCATGACGATAAGTCGCGCAGTGCGGAAGTTTGAAGAAGACCGAAAAGAAATGTTGTAATGTTAGAACTGACCCCGTGCTTCGTGTGAGAACTGACCCCGTGCTTCGTGTGAGAACTGACCCCGTGCTTCGTGTGCTTTTTGGTGTCGATGCAAGCCCCAAATGCTCTCTAGGATCCGTTTTTTTATCCATTGCCTCGCCCTCTCATGACATTGTGTTGACGCCAAACTTCAAAACCTTACAATCCCTATCGATTCTGTTTTCCTATGGTTCAGTCCAACGAGGTTTATCCGCCGCGATAAGGATTAACTGGTTTGGGGAGGGTGGCAGATAAACGCTATACGTTGGGCATCATGGTGACCGAATTGCATAAAGCAGGAATACGCCTCATAGATAACATTTCCGGTGAAGCCTCTGAGCATTTCGCGGAATTTACAGATGGTGAATGGCGTCAACTGAATGACTACTTGAGTCATGTTGCTGATCTGCATTCCACCCAGTTCCTAATAAAAGGGGAAGGAGTTCAATTGAACTTCGCTTGGAACCAAGGAAGTAACCCGCAATGGCGGGCTAAAGCCCCTCCCGTCGACGACGTACTCGCTTTTCTTCATCGATTGCGCCCGCTGATCCTCCAAGAAGAGCCAGCCTGTTTCCAAAAGGTTCGTGCAGTTCTCAAGCGAAGATTGAAAGATGCTCCAATTCATCCATTCATGGGATGGCTCCTTGAAGTTTACGAGGGCAAGGAGATGCAAAAGATGATTTCCATACAGTCAAACAACTGCATAGTGAATTCAGAAAAGATGCTTTTTACATGGCTAAACGCATACGAATACCACCGGGAACGCGAGAAGCAGGAACTCCTCGAAAGCTACAGTAAGATCATGCCGACTGAATGGTCGCGTGGTGTATTTTTGACTTTACTGGTCGAGAAGGGAAAGGCCATCTCGAATCTTGGTGCTCTCGTCGAAGTTGTGCTCGGAAAGAGGAACGCACTATCGTTAAGTGTATGAGCCACCATGCTTTGCAGACTCTTAAGAAACACCTCCCAACCAACTGATTTTAAAAAGTAGAGTTAAGCGGGCTGTTCATTGACGACGAGTTTCATCCCCATTTTTTCAGCGCGCTGGGCTAGTTGCCGCAACACTCTTTCGCGATAGCGTTCTTCGTAGTAGTCCTGCCCTTGGTCGGTATATTCTTCTCCCTTGGTAAGCATGGTGTAAATCAGGCGTGCCAACTTGTGCGCGGCGGCGGTTACGGCTTTAGGTTTGTCCATGCGCCCGCACATCCTGCGGAAATATGCGCCCAGCGCCGACTGGCTGCTGCGCAATGCTGCTGCGGCCAATCTCAAGGCTTGGGCCGCCCGGTTGGCTACGCGCTTGGTCTTGCCGCTCATCACTTTGCCTCCGGTAATCTTGGTGCCGGGGCATAGCCCCAGCCAACTCGCGAAGTGCCCTGCCGTGGGGAAGCGCGACATGTCCGCCCCGGTCTCGGAGATCACCGCAAGCGCGGTGGTGACGTCGATGCCGTCGATGCGCGTAAGATCAACTCCGCACATCCTGAACAATTGCGTGCGCAGATCAAACTTCGGCGCGTTGCGGGCGCGACCACGCTTCTTTCCCTTCGCTGGTTCGCCGTCATGAACTTGCAGGCTTTGCAATTGCCCCTCGATCTCACGGTCGCACTCGGCTAGCTGTGTGCCGATGAAATCGAACATATCCAGCGCTTGCTTGAGCGCAAACAGATGCTCTGCGCGCCAGTTGCCTTGCAGGCTTTTTGCGATTTCGTCAGCGGTAGCGCGAATGCGCACATTCTTCATTGCGGCCAGCACTTGACCGTCGCGCTCGCCAGCGACAATGGCGCGCAGAATCTTTTGCCCCGTCTCGCCGACCACGTCCGAGATGACGTTGGTGAGCTGGATGTTCATCTGCGTGAGCGCCTTTTGCATGCGCTGCACATGCGTGCCCTGGCTTCTCAAAAGCATCCCGCGCTGGCGCCATAGAGAGCGCAATACGCACACGGCTTCGGTAGGACGAAATGCGCCGCGAAGCAAACCGTAGGTCATGAGTTGCTGCAACCATTGGCAGTCCAGCACGTCAGACTTGCGGCCCGAGACATTTTTGACGTGGCGCGCATTGACCAGAAACACTTTGAAGCCGCGCGATTCCAGAAGCTCGAACAAAGGGATCCAGTACACGCCCGTGGATTCCATCGCGACCGTGTCCACCCCGCAAGCGTCGAGCCAGTCGGCCAAGGCGTTGAGGTCAACCGTAAAGCTCGAAAACTCCCGGACAGGCTCGTCGTCCCTGTCCGGCGGCACAGATACGTAATGGGACGAACTACCGATATCGACTCCAGCCGCATGGGGATGGGTGATCGTTAAAGGCTCTCTGGATTTGCCGGGTTTGATACTGATTTTTTGCTTGCGTTGCACCATGATTATCTCCATCATTCGTTTTGGAATGTGGTGCCACATCGGGTACGTCGTCAAGCTCACTCTCTTAAACGGGATATCGGCCAAGCGTCCCAACAACGCCAAGCCAATTCACCAATGTCGATGACGTCACCCATGACCACGCTAACCCTCGGGCAATATGCACCATTGCTATTCCGGTCTTCCGTGGCACCTCATTCCACTTTGCCACATTCGGAGAGCGACGTGTTTCTTCGGCGCGATTTGCGGCACGGGGCCGATTACTACGCTAACCCGGCAGTCAAGAGGGCTGCGCGAATAAAAGCTCGCACAGCCCCCCTATTTTTAAGTTAGGTCTTTACAGGAGCGCCCGTGCGACATTTTGTTGCGTATCACAATGCTGAAAAGATGGGTTATGAATATGAGCCTATTGGCGAGTATGCGTTTTTCAGCCGAAAGACTCTCACATTCTTGGAACGAACAGTTGGTTCGATGGTGTGGGTTATAAATGGCTCTCGGTCGAAGGCACGCAATACGATCTATACACTTTGCGCGGTTTATATGCCGGATGAAGTCATTGACGCCAATGAAGCGGCTTTTGATTACATCATCGCGGGCACTGTCGGACATGACTTCGATCCGCCCATTGAATTAAATCATCTGCCTTGGTTAGCTGGTTTTCTCAAGTCTCAAAGCAACTTTAGCCTTGGCATCAGCGAAATAAAAGATTCAACTGCTATCGACTATTTGAACTCATTGGCGAAAAGCCCTGACGTTGAGCACCTTACGTCCACTGACGAGATTAACTTTCCGCTCGACTTGGATATTCTGGATGTCGAAGCATTAGAGGGCATGACAACTTACGTTTCTCATCTGCGTAGAGAAAGAAATAGAGCAGTCACAGACGCAAAAAAAGAACAGACCATTGCCCTATATGGTCAGCTGGTGTGTGAGGCTTGCGGGTTTGATTTCTCCGTTTTTTACGGAAAGCTGGGTGAAGGCTATTGTGAGGTTCATCACAAAATCCCCCTTGCCTCGCTTGATGGCAAGAGGGTTACCAAGCTTGATGATCTGGCTATCGTTTGCTCAAATTGCCATAGGATGATTCATCGAAGAACACCAATGCCGAGTGTGGCGGAACTTAAGGCGCAGATCCGGGGTGCAAAGACCTAACCCTACCTCAAGCGGGACTGCGTAAAAGCGCGCAGCTTTTTAGCTTCACGCTAGGCTTGCAAGACTTTCCAGTGCTAAAGCTGCTAAGATTTGCACATGGCTCCCACAGTATTTCGTCAAGGCGCATTTCGATTTTTCTTCTTTTCACGCGAAGAGCCTCGTATGCATATTCATGTTACACATACAGACGGTGAAGCCAAGTTCTGGTTGGAACCCCAGGTTGAGTTAGCCATGAATCAAGGGCTTTCAAAAAAGCAGATCAATGAAGCATCGTTGTTGGTGCAGGATCATTATGAGGAGATCATTCATGCTTGGCGTAGCTATTTCTAAAGTCGAAGTTTTTTTGGCGTCAAACAAGGGATTTTGGTTGCTGTTGAAGGACGAGGAACTTTTTGTATCCTATATAGAGTTTCCGTGGTTCAAGCAGGCTACTCTGGAGCAGATTACTACCGTTGAATGGCCAACCCCCAATCATCTTTATTGGCCTATGCTTGATGTTGATCTGGCTGTGGAATCTATTCGCAACCCCAGCCAATTCCCCTTAGTTGCCAAATCTATAAATGTACAGCGT contains:
- the glcE gene encoding glycolate oxidase subunit GlcE: MLERDISETLQQQVRNAVGSGTPLKIEGGNSKTFLGRETHGEILDVSAHRGIVEHDPRELILTARSGTPLKEVEAALAEAGQMLAFEPPHFGDNATLGGTIACGLSGPRRPFCGSARDFVLGCRLINGKGEILRFGGQVIKNVAGYDVSRLMVGAYGTLGVLLEISLKVLPRPAASYTLVQECTPAEAISKMSRLLSQPVPVDAACYHAGHCYFRVSGSEQAVKHAHEHLGGEVIEKSEPFWHALREHHLPFLGSANLLYRVVVKPAVPPLEIPGEWLLDWGGAQRWLVSDEPIALIRERVGTVGGHVTQFRGSEHNGEIFQPLAAPLFVIHQRLKSSFDTNGIFNRGRIYANL
- the glcF gene encoding glycolate oxidase subunit GlcF, with translation MQTAISPELLVNPEIAEANAILRSCVHCGFCNATCPTYQLLGNELDGPRGRIYLIKEMLEGNQSSEKTQLHLDRCLTCRACETTCPSGVQYGRLIDIGRQVIEERAPRPLWQKIVRRSLLAVLPYPKRFAFVLGISRVVRPLLPLSLQRKIPAQRSAQSVRPQATHPRSMLILEGCVQSLSAPNINTAAAYVLDKLGISLISASKAGCCGALNQHLADIDGAHDMMRRNIDAWWPYIEQGAEAIVMSSSGCGLMVKEYGITLKHDPNYAAKAARISELTRDLSEILGREDLSALADVGKGVRVAYQSSCTLQHGQKLPGVVETILQNCGYTLTPVADSHLCCGAAGTYTLMQPALSQQLLENKLSALQRGAAEVIATANIGCQLHLESAARLPVKHWIELLQPFPLQGETEEHL
- a CDS encoding pyridoxal-phosphate-dependent aminotransferase family protein, whose product is MAIKSFHPPQRILMGPGPSDVSSRVLEALSRPTIGHLDPVFVTMMDEMKELLKYAFQTKNELTMPVSAPGSAGMETCFVNLVEPGDKVIVCQNGVFGGRMKENVERCGGIAVMVQDDWGRAVDPQKVEDALKANPDTKIVAFVHAETSTGAQSDAKTLSALAHKHGCLVIVDAVTSLAGSPLKVDEWEIDAIYSGTQKCLSCTPGLSPVSFSTLALEKIKNRKSKVQSWFLDLNLVMSYWGGSTKRAYHHTAPINALYGLHEALVILQEEGLENSWARHTKNHLALRAGLEAMGLKFVVPESERLPQLNALTIPDGVDDGAVRSTLLNDYQLEIGAGLGVMAGKVWRIGLMGYASNQSNILVCLGALDDVLGRMKAPVQHGVAVAAAQKVLAS
- a CDS encoding type II toxin-antitoxin system RelE/ParE family toxin, yielding MIESFMHKGLEELFEKGKSAKVQQALVGRALRRLDAINTAKTPDVLNLPGFDFHLLQGTPKRYSVHVNRPWFITFEWEGENALRINLENYH
- a CDS encoding HigA family addiction module antitoxin → MRKRKPTHPGAILREDVLPDLGMSVSAFARNLGVSRQTLHAILAERSGISPEMALRLGALLGNGAQLWVDMQSKYDLWQAEDKLHDVLSSIQCLTDNQALA
- a CDS encoding LPD38 domain-containing protein; this translates as MTKQPVRIQPRRGCLLPRDKRVTAPAPVLKRFHHVATAEAINDLSGYRPGAMDVSPEVLKFWMISLTGGAGHAAMDVINLPSKTGDGVFPHIRDLPIARRFLREAGVSDTRATFWNKRWKQRRPTRFASLTGRSPGNRQITHS
- a CDS encoding IS110 family transposase, translating into MVQRKQKISIKPGKSREPLTITHPHAAGVDIGSSSHYVSVPPDRDDEPVREFSSFTVDLNALADWLDACGVDTVAMESTGVYWIPLFELLESRGFKVFLVNARHVKNVSGRKSDVLDCQWLQQLMTYGLLRGAFRPTEAVCVLRSLWRQRGMLLRSQGTHVQRMQKALTQMNIQLTNVISDVVGETGQKILRAIVAGERDGQVLAAMKNVRIRATADEIAKSLQGNWRAEHLFALKQALDMFDFIGTQLAECDREIEGQLQSLQVHDGEPAKGKKRGRARNAPKFDLRTQLFRMCGVDLTRIDGIDVTTALAVISETGADMSRFPTAGHFASWLGLCPGTKITGGKVMSGKTKRVANRAAQALRLAAAALRSSQSALGAYFRRMCGRMDKPKAVTAAAHKLARLIYTMLTKGEEYTDQGQDYYEERYRERVLRQLAQRAEKMGMKLVVNEQPA
- a CDS encoding HNH endonuclease encodes the protein MRHFVAYHNAEKMGYEYEPIGEYAFFSRKTLTFLERTVGSMVWVINGSRSKARNTIYTLCAVYMPDEVIDANEAAFDYIIAGTVGHDFDPPIELNHLPWLAGFLKSQSNFSLGISEIKDSTAIDYLNSLAKSPDVEHLTSTDEINFPLDLDILDVEALEGMTTYVSHLRRERNRAVTDAKKEQTIALYGQLVCEACGFDFSVFYGKLGEGYCEVHHKIPLASLDGKRVTKLDDLAIVCSNCHRMIHRRTPMPSVAELKAQIRGAKT
- a CDS encoding DUF4160 domain-containing protein encodes the protein MAPTVFRQGAFRFFFFSREEPRMHIHVTHTDGEAKFWLEPQVELAMNQGLSKKQINEASLLVQDHYEEIIHAWRSYF
- a CDS encoding DUF2442 domain-containing protein; translation: MLGVAISKVEVFLASNKGFWLLLKDEELFVSYIEFPWFKQATLEQITTVEWPTPNHLYWPMLDVDLAVESIRNPSQFPLVAKSINVQRTDKP